From a region of the Tenggerimyces flavus genome:
- a CDS encoding DUF2088 domain-containing protein has protein sequence MTADPFAAVEGLAYDTKFPDLIPVRQHIAAPAVADVEASTRAALAGIGDVEGKRVCVTAGSRGIADLATILRTAVAELRSRGASPFVVPAMGSHGGATAEGQQEILSGLGVTEDSVGAPIESGMDTVVIDRLDGGPEVHVDARAAAADAILLVNRIKPHTTFRGEVESGLAKIAAIGLGKQHGAEAIHLHGPVQLGTWIPAAYRALAATGKVLGGVAILENAHHQVAKVAFVSADGIGAAGEAALLAEAFELLPRLPFDELDVLVVDEFGKDKSGAGMDPNVLGRMGIPGIAELPTPRITNVTVHHLTEASHGNGIGVGLADLVPLRVVRQLDLRSTYVNSLTAGLSGLRRARLPVVLPTDRDVIASAIRACGVADPAAVRLVRVRDTLDLETMLVSTSLRAELDANPALTVLGEPSPMTFTPDGDLA, from the coding sequence GTGACCGCCGATCCGTTCGCCGCTGTCGAAGGCCTCGCGTACGACACGAAGTTCCCCGACCTGATCCCCGTGCGCCAGCACATCGCCGCGCCGGCGGTGGCCGATGTCGAGGCGTCGACGCGTGCGGCACTCGCCGGGATCGGCGACGTCGAGGGCAAGCGGGTCTGCGTCACCGCCGGCAGCCGGGGCATCGCGGACCTGGCGACGATCCTGCGTACGGCGGTCGCCGAGCTGCGCTCGCGGGGCGCCTCGCCGTTCGTCGTTCCGGCCATGGGGTCGCACGGCGGGGCGACGGCCGAGGGCCAGCAGGAGATCCTGTCCGGTCTCGGGGTGACCGAGGACTCCGTGGGCGCGCCGATCGAGTCCGGCATGGACACGGTCGTGATCGATCGGCTCGACGGCGGGCCGGAGGTGCACGTCGACGCGCGGGCGGCCGCGGCCGACGCGATCCTGCTGGTGAACCGGATCAAGCCGCACACGACGTTCCGCGGCGAGGTCGAGAGTGGGCTGGCGAAGATCGCCGCGATCGGGCTCGGCAAGCAGCACGGCGCGGAGGCGATCCACCTGCACGGACCGGTGCAGCTGGGTACGTGGATTCCCGCCGCGTACCGTGCGCTCGCCGCGACCGGCAAGGTGCTCGGTGGCGTGGCGATCCTGGAGAACGCGCATCATCAGGTCGCGAAGGTCGCGTTCGTCTCTGCCGACGGGATCGGCGCCGCTGGTGAGGCCGCGCTGCTCGCGGAGGCGTTCGAACTGCTGCCTCGGTTGCCGTTCGACGAGCTGGACGTGCTGGTGGTGGACGAGTTCGGCAAGGACAAGTCCGGTGCGGGGATGGACCCGAATGTCCTTGGCCGGATGGGGATTCCGGGCATCGCCGAGCTGCCGACGCCGCGGATCACGAACGTCACCGTTCATCACCTCACCGAGGCTTCGCACGGGAACGGGATCGGCGTGGGGCTGGCCGATCTCGTACCGCTGCGGGTGGTGCGGCAGCTGGACCTAAGGTCGACGTACGTCAACAGCCTCACGGCCGGGTTGTCCGGGCTGCGGCGCGCACGCCTGCCGGTGGTACTGCCGACGGACCGGGACGTGATCGCGTCGGCCATTCGGGCTTGTGGGGTGGCGGATCCCGCTGCTGTGCGGCTCGTTCGGGTCCGCGACACGCTCGACCTCGAGACGATGCTGGTGAGCACGTCGCTGCGCGCGGAGCTCGATGCCAACCCCGCCTTGACAGTCCTCGGCGAGCCGTCGCCGATGACGTTCACCCCCGATGGAGATCTCGCATGA
- a CDS encoding ribonuclease activity regulator RraA — MSDLLAAETLTALRHVSTATLTTQLLARGLRNAFLVGLRPLNPNAARMVGEAFTLRYIPAREDLDVLSVFQDPEHPQRKAVESVDEGQILVMDCRGQARAASLGAILATRLLKRGAAGIVTDGAVRDSPEFAQLNLPTYAAGVAATTNLAQHHAVDMQVPIGCAEVPVYPGDVLVGDLEGVVVLPRHLAAEVAEAAAAQEHLEEFIQAEIAAGAALPGTYPPNDDTRARYAQWAKENPLPT; from the coding sequence GTGTCCGACCTCCTCGCCGCGGAGACCCTCACGGCTCTCCGCCACGTCTCGACCGCGACGCTCACCACCCAACTGCTCGCGCGCGGGCTGCGCAACGCGTTCCTCGTCGGTCTGAGACCGCTCAACCCGAACGCCGCCCGGATGGTGGGCGAGGCGTTCACGCTTCGCTACATCCCGGCGCGCGAGGACCTCGACGTGCTGAGCGTGTTCCAGGACCCGGAGCACCCGCAGCGCAAGGCGGTCGAGTCGGTCGACGAGGGCCAGATCCTCGTCATGGACTGCCGCGGCCAGGCGCGGGCGGCCTCCCTCGGTGCGATCCTTGCGACGAGGCTGCTCAAGCGCGGAGCCGCCGGCATCGTGACCGACGGAGCCGTCCGCGACTCGCCCGAGTTCGCCCAGCTGAACCTGCCGACGTACGCCGCCGGAGTCGCCGCGACCACCAACCTCGCCCAGCACCACGCCGTGGATATGCAAGTTCCGATCGGCTGCGCGGAAGTTCCGGTCTACCCGGGCGACGTGCTCGTCGGCGACCTCGAAGGCGTCGTCGTCCTCCCGCGGCACCTCGCCGCCGAGGTCGCCGAGGCTGCCGCCGCGCAGGAGCACCTGGAGGAGTTCATCCAGGCCGAGATCGCGGCGGGCGCCGCGCTGCCCGGCACGTACCCGCCGAACGACGACACCCGCGCCCGTTACGCCCAATGGGCCAAGGAGAATCCGCTTCCTACTTGA